DNA from Bacillus sp. Marseille-P3661:
GAACAGGGAGCACTCCAAATCTATCAGCTGATGCCAATGAAATAAAAGTAGATTTAACTTTTGATGAAACATCAAGTTCATGGAACTACAGTTTAACATCCTATAAAAGCGATGGCACAATTGCTGATACAGTAACAGGTCCTGTAGGTGAAAGCGGAAAGGTATCCATTTATGGAGTTGAGTTAGACACAACGTTAGTTACTCCAGCGAATGATGGCAGTGGTACGCAAAATTGGACATATACTTTTTCCGCTCAAGGCGTAGTGTCAAATAATGAAGCTTTTATTGGAAATGGCTCGAATGCATTAGAGCTTTCAAAGGTTAAGGATGCTCTTATAAATTATGGCGGCAACTTGACAAATGTTCACTCCTTCTACCAAGGGATGATTGGTACATTGGGCGATAGTGCATCTGAGGCAGCGAGAATGACAGAAACGGCAACAACCTTAAAAACATCGGTTGAACAAAGAAGAATGTCAATCAGCAATGTTTCATTAGATGAGGAAATGACGAATATGATTAAGTTCCAACATGCCTATAATGGAGCAGCGCGGATGATTACAATAGTTGATGAAATGCTAGATAAAATTATTAACGGCATGGGGTTATCTGGCAGATAAGGTAGGTGAAAAATAGTGCGTGTTACACAAATGATGTTAGCAAATAGTAATCTTAGCTATATAAGTAAAAACTATGATCGCTTAGGTCAAATCCAAGATCAAATTAATACTGGTAAAAAAATAACGAAACCATCTGATGATCCTGTCGTTGCTATGAAAGGAATGCGTTATCGCAGCCAGTTGGAAGAAGTCAATCAATTTCATCGCAACCTTACTGAAGGCTTTACATGGATGGAAAATGCTGATGCTGCTTTAGATGAGACAACTCAAGTGCTAAATCGTATGAGGGAGCTCATTGTCCAAGCATCCAATGATAGTTATGATCCTGTTTCTCGTGGCAATATTGCTAAAGAAATAGAACAGCTTCAGCAGCATTTAGTTGCAATGGCCAACACAAAGGTTGGGGATAACTATATTTTTAACGGAACAGATACTGCATCGGTTCCGATGAATGAAAATCAATTTAATCTTGAATTCAATAAATTTAGCACCGATCTAGCTGCTGGGACTATTGAGCCTGAAAATTACGTAGTCAGCTTTCAAGGACAAACATTTAAATATGACAATGTAAATGGTGCTAAATTTGAATTTAAATCCGCCTCAGGTAACTCTATTACAATTGATACATCAAATGATGAAGTGAACTATCAATATATTGACGAGTTAAAATACAAAGATGGTGAAGAGGCTACATTTGGACAGAGTATCAATAGTAAAGATCTTGTGATTTCTAATAATTTTGCTGTATCGACAAATACACAGGATGTTGAAATTGAGGTCATGAAGGGTGTTACCATCCCGATCAATGTACGAGCGCAAGATGCTTTTTCTATTGATTTATTTAGCGGTATCGAATCTATTAAAAAGATGCTTACAAACCCTGTAATAGAGGGGAAAGACATAACAAAATCACTAGATTCGTTTGATACCTTCTTAAACGATGTAGTTGCTACAAGAGCGGAATTAGGATCACGCCAAAATCGCGCAGACATGGTAGAAAATCGTTTACTAAAGCAGCAAATAGTAGCTGAAAAAACCGTTTCAGATAATGAAGATATTGATTTCGAAAAAGCAATTATAGATTTAACGATCCAGGAAAGTATTCATCGTGCTTCGCTAGCAGCAGGCGCACGAATTATTCAACCAACATTAATGGACTTTTTACGTTAATGGATAAGGCTATCTCGATAATGTTAGTTCCCATTTGCAAATTCGAAGGATGTATTGGCATGTGGTAGCTTTACTTTAAGAGATGGTCTTTTTAGTTTCTTATGAAAATATGCTTTATCTCAGCTTTTATAGTTCAAGGTTATTGATTGTTTTATAATCGCTCCTTATCCGTTAAAATAAAATATATGGATAATGATAGAGGTGATATGCTTGAGTTTCCGCGATTGAATATATCAAGTCAATTTGCGCAGCTTGGCATAAAACAGCAACGACCTAACCTAGAGGTTAACCAACACTTAGCAACAATTGAGATTAATCAACCACAACCAGAGATGAAAATTACAAAATCAAAAGGAAAACTAACAATCGATCAATCTGCAGCATTTGCAGATGCAAATCTAAAACCGCCATTAAGAGTAGCAAAAGAATCAACACAAACTGCTAAAAACACTGTATTACAGGATATAGCGAGCGAAATAAGCGAAGGCAGACGATTAATGAAAATCGAAAAGCAAGCTAAGACTGTCATACCGAACATTGCTAAAGAACAAAGTCAGCCACCACAAAAATATTCAACTATTAAATTCATTCCGGAAACACCCGAAAAAGTAAAATTTGATTATAAACCTTCTGAAATAGACATAGAGATAGAAGAAAGCAAGCCTGAAATTAAAGCTCATATAAAAAGTCCAACGATTATCCACCATCCATGGAATTTGGAAATTTATATAAAGCAAAAGCAAATGATAGACATTAAAGTAGAAGGTTCCCAATATGACCTTCTTGCTTAGAAAAAACTAATGAAAATGGTGATTATATGAAGATTCAAACAAAGTATCACGGTGAAGTAGAAGTTGA
Protein-coding regions in this window:
- the flgL gene encoding flagellar hook-associated protein FlgL is translated as MRVTQMMLANSNLSYISKNYDRLGQIQDQINTGKKITKPSDDPVVAMKGMRYRSQLEEVNQFHRNLTEGFTWMENADAALDETTQVLNRMRELIVQASNDSYDPVSRGNIAKEIEQLQQHLVAMANTKVGDNYIFNGTDTASVPMNENQFNLEFNKFSTDLAAGTIEPENYVVSFQGQTFKYDNVNGAKFEFKSASGNSITIDTSNDEVNYQYIDELKYKDGEEATFGQSINSKDLVISNNFAVSTNTQDVEIEVMKGVTIPINVRAQDAFSIDLFSGIESIKKMLTNPVIEGKDITKSLDSFDTFLNDVVATRAELGSRQNRADMVENRLLKQQIVAEKTVSDNEDIDFEKAIIDLTIQESIHRASLAAGARIIQPTLMDFLR
- a CDS encoding DUF6470 family protein is translated as MNISSQFAQLGIKQQRPNLEVNQHLATIEINQPQPEMKITKSKGKLTIDQSAAFADANLKPPLRVAKESTQTAKNTVLQDIASEISEGRRLMKIEKQAKTVIPNIAKEQSQPPQKYSTIKFIPETPEKVKFDYKPSEIDIEIEESKPEIKAHIKSPTIIHHPWNLEIYIKQKQMIDIKVEGSQYDLLA